CTGCAACgattaaaataaagtttaagttgtttttcttttaacctGGGATACATGCAATGAAAGTACCTAATTATTCACATCTGAATACTGAGAAACACGGGCATGTATAGAAGAGGAAATCTAAGTTTTAGATAACTTTGGAGTTGTGGGTGAAGGCCACTACCTTAGTCTAAAACTGCAGCTAACACCTCAGCAAATAGCCAGGTCCTGCAACTCTTGCACAGATATGTGACGCAAGAACATCTGGATTGAAGGCATCTTGGGGTGTCGTGCAAATCAACAGTGAAAAGCCACACAGCTTGTGGATTTAGGGTGGCTATAAGTGAAACCCTGAAcacttcacaaacacacaaacctttgctgtttttttttggttgatgtttttgtaaactaaatatatttgagttttgaCTGTTGGTTTTgacaaaacaagtaatttgaagatgtcaatTTGGGCTTTCGTAAATTGTGATGGGCACTATTTTCTTACAATTTATCAACCAATCCATTAATAATCCAGAAAATACTCAccagttgcagctctacttatGTGATTTTACATTTGTGTCTTTGTCAAGTGTCAGTGAAGATGAGCAGCATGTGAGCAGAAGATACGTTGAGTCGACCATCGCGAGCGAAATCAGCAAAATCATGGAGTCAATGATGCAGAGAAACTTTGTAGAGTTCTTGCTCAAccaaagggagaaaaaaagcatgtgaGTCACTGAATGATTTCAACAGATTTCAAGCCAACGCAGGAATAACTGCTTTATGTTAATTATCACTGCTCTCCCACACAGGCCTGCTGCCACTGCAGAGGAAGATCAGGAGCTGTACAACAACCTGCTGAAGCTCAGTGTGCACGAGAAGCAGAAGAGAAAGATATAGGTGTGTTTCCCTTCATTCACGTTATATAAACAGATATGTTCTGTCCACACCTAATACCTTGTCTCACTTCCTGTTCTTAAAGGCTTCACCAAGGTGCAGAGATGCTGTAGAAAATCACCAGACAGCTTCTTGAGGCctccttttgattttttttaaaacttggaTGATGTGTGTAATCcctattttatacagtctatgctgtAATCTTGTGTGTAGCGAATATTTAATTTACCTAATAAACAAATCATCACACATCAAAATAAAGTGAATTGAGACTGAATGAATTAAGttgtattgtattttgttttctcGGAAACATTAAAAGGCTGAAATGCTGTAGATCAGTGATGGAAGGTTACTTTTACTCAAATACAATTTCAAGGTACTTTGTATTTTACTTCAGTCATATAATTTAATGGTGCATCATACTTTTAGTCcactacatttaatttattacgTAAATGTTATTTATAGTATGTAAGCATAGTCATACACTGTCAATAACCCCGTAACACTGCTGCTCTTATAGACTATAATTCTTAAAGTCT
The genomic region above belongs to Sebastes fasciatus isolate fSebFas1 chromosome 20, fSebFas1.pri, whole genome shotgun sequence and contains:
- the gip gene encoding gastric inhibitory polypeptide — protein: MLFELLVVWLLGALLSEANTQPEQMGVSEDEQHVSRRYVESTIASEISKIMESMMQRNFVEFLLNQREKKSMPAATAEEDQELYNNLLKLSVHEKQKRKI